The proteins below are encoded in one region of Scyliorhinus torazame isolate Kashiwa2021f unplaced genomic scaffold, sScyTor2.1 scaffold_1504, whole genome shotgun sequence:
- the wdr4 gene encoding tRNA (guanine-N(7)-)-methyltransferase non-catalytic subunit wdr4 — AVSPDNRYVITADRDEKIRVSLLERPHVIQAFCLGHREFVSELSIPPNHAQLLVSGSGDGTVRLWEYESGKLLHCLELSELQLPASQKTRCAVARIVHCRGADFFAVLCDSFSSVSVLELDVESRRLVHRQTMPMKERAWDVTFDDLGGLWVLDGEEIVLYQLQEGVWQEIPDHPDHTRIKDIIRTNWPVFQDSATEISYNNLYKMNIDNMTEYQLKKQQRIQQRQTKRELEVLEVKRGSKRWRMGDAAV; from the exons GCAGTCAGTCCAGATAATCGATACGTTATTACAGCCGATCGTGATGAGAAAATTCGAGTCAGTTTACTGGAGCGGCCGCACGTCATTCAAGCATTCTGCCTGGGACATCGCGA GTTTGTTAGTGAGCTTTCCATTCCTCCAAATCATGCACAGCTGCTAGTATCTGGCTCTGGG GACGGGACTGTCCGGTTGTGGGAATATGAAAGTGGAAAGCTGCTGCACTGCCTGGAACTGAGTGAGCTGCAGCTTCCTGCCTCTCAGAAG ACCCGATGTGCTGTAGCCCGGATAGTCCACTGCAGAGGGGCTGATTTCTTTGCTGTTCTGTGTGACAG TTTCTCCTCAGTATCTGTCCTCGAGCTGGATGTGGAATCTCGGAGATTGGTTCACCGGCAGACGATGCCAATGAAGGAGCGAGCCTGGGATGTGACGTTTGATGACTTGGGAGGGCTCTGGGTCCTGGATGGTGAAGAAATTGTTCTCTACCAACTGCAGGAGGGTGTGTGGCAG GAAATTCCGGATCATCCAGATCACACGAGGATCAAAGACATCATTCGTACCAATTGGCCAGTATTCCAGG ATTCAGCCACTGAAATTAGCTACAATAATTTGTACAAAATGAATATCGATAACATGACCGAGTATCAACTGAAGAAACAGCAGAGAATTCAGCAGAGACAAACGAAAAGGGAATTGGAGGTGCTGGAGGTGAAGCGAGGCAGCAAAAGGTGGAGGATGGGAGACGCTGCCGTGTGA